A single window of Coffea eugenioides isolate CCC68of chromosome 7, Ceug_1.0, whole genome shotgun sequence DNA harbors:
- the LOC113778546 gene encoding probable receptor-like protein kinase At2g23200: protein MDLNAGSSYSKSTDRNTDGSLLPNLNLGLKMPFGEILYATKNFDEKLIVGEGGFGKVYKGTLRDGTKVAVKRSEPGRTQGLPEFQTEIMVMSKIRHRHLVSLIGYCYERSEMALVFEFMEKGTLRDHLYTPKEESGKSTSVSGLSWNRRLQLCIDAAKGLHYLHTGLGGSIIHRDVKSTNILLDVHYVAKVADFGISRLGPLEQSHVSTEVKDSFGYLDPEYFRCLQLTKKSDVHCFGVVLLEVLCARPAIDNSLPRQQVNLADWGMSCLMEGELHKIIDPFLVGKINWNSLSRYGETVEKCLKECGVDRPNMADVLWDLEYALQLQHTAVPEQSYEGSNTDVSNNLPLPVIRRLPSHSIAMSSEDEIGSDANIERSSTNPSEVFSQLRMEDAR from the coding sequence CCCTTCTTCCGAATTTAAATCTTGGCCTGAAGATGCCTTTTGGTGAAATTCTGTACGCCACAAAGAACTTTGATGAGAAACTGATTGTCGGTGAAGGGGGTTTTGGCAAAGTCTACAAAGGTACTCTGAGGGATGGAACAAAAGTTGCTGTTAAAAGAAGTGAACCAGGACGAACGCAGGGGCTTCCAGAATTCCAAACTGAGATAATGGTCATGTCCAAAATTCGCCACCGCCATCTGGTTTCTTTGATTGGATACTGCTATGAAAGATCAGAGATGGCACTAGTTTTTGAGTTCATGGAGAAGGGGACTCTGAGAGACCATCTGTACACTCCTAAGGAAGAATCTGGGAAATCAACTTCAGTATCTGGATTATCTTGGAATAGAAGGCTTCAATTGTGCATTGATGCAGCAAAAGGTCTACACTACCTTCATACTGGTCTAGGTGGTTCAATTATTCACAGGGATGTGAAGTCAACAAATATTCTGCTAGATGTGCATTATGTGGCTAAAGTTGCCGATTTTGGTATTTCAAGATTAGGTCCTCTTGAACAAAGCCATGTCAGTACAGAGGTGAAAGACAGCTTTGGTTATCTTGACCCTGAGTACTTTAGATGCCTTCAATTAACTAAAAAATCTGATGTGCACTGTTTTGGAGTTGTACTTCTTGAAGTGCTTTGTGCAAGGCCAGCCATTGACAACTCGCTTCCCAGGCAGCAAGTAAACCTGGCTGACTGGGGAATGTCTTGTCTAATGGAAGGAgaacttcacaaaatcattGACCCTTTTCTTGTTGGTAAGATCAACTGGAATTCATTGAGCAGATATGGGGAAACTGTTGAGAAGTGTTTAAAAGAATGTGGAGTTGATAGGCCTAATATGGCTGATGTGTTGTGGGATCTTGAGTATGCATTGCAGCTTCAGCACACTGCAGTTCCAGAACAATCGTATGAGGGCAGCAACACGGATGTTTCCAACAACTTGCCATTGCCAGTAATTCGCCGCTTGCCTTCTCACAGCATTGCCATGAGTAGTGAAGATGAAATTGGCTCAGATGCTAATATTGAGAGAAGTAGCACAAATCCTAGTGAGGTGTTCTCTCAGCTAAGGATGGAGGATGCTAGATGA